Part of the Bacillota bacterium genome is shown below.
CCAGCAGCGAGTTTTATGACGAGAAGGAGGGCGCGTACCTGTACCGAGGTCGGCTCGTGGACCGTGACGAGCTCATCAAAGTGTTGGCGCGGTTGGCCGACGAGTATCCCATCGCGTTCATTGAGGATCCGCTTCAGGAGGAGGACTTTGAGGGCTTTAGACTTGCGAGTGAACGCATCAACTCTGTCATCGTCGGTGATGACTTCCTGTGCACCAGCATGGACAGGGCAAAGCAGGCAGTGGAAATGGGAGCTGTGAAGGGTATGATTTTCAAACCCAACCAGGCTGGCACACTTACCGAGGCCCTGGATGCGGCGCATTACATGATGGCGCATGGCCTCCTTGTGGTGCCTTCCGGCAGGGCGGGGGGAACGTTGGATTCGCCAGAGAAGGAAATCGGCCTTGCGATCGGCTGCTGCGTGGTCAAGAGTGGCGCACCCAGAGGGGGAAGCCGCACCATCGGATTCAACTTCATGATACGTGCCGCTGAAGAGCTTGACATCCCTATGACGGATGTCAGCAAACTGCCCCATTTCGCGCATCTCAGGTCTTGATATCCGACGCTTTTTGGTGTGCAAGGGCCAAGATAGCGGGATACCAAGTATCTCACATGTATAACGCAAAGGGGGAGCAAGACAATGAAAGAGTTCCTGAGACGGATCCTGTGTGTTCTGGTGTGCGTTATAACGATGTTCTTGTTCGTGGGTTACGCAGGCAACGTGCAGGGTGCAACTCCTTCCCCCGGTATTGTGTCTTCCAAAGATAGCATGGTCGTTGTAATGGCAGGTGACCCGGGCTCGCTGGACCCCCACGACAATGTTTTTCAAACCAAGCACCAGTCTACCCGCCAGATATACGAAACGCTCGTAGTGTACGATGAGAATGGCAAGCTCGTTCCATGGCTTGCAGAAAGCTGGGAGTATGAAAACGATGAGACACTTGTGCTGCACATCCGTAAGGGGGTCAAGTTTCATAACGGCGACGAGCTGAAGGCGAGTGACGTATTGTTTTCGCTTAAGAGAATGAGGCAAGACAACACTCCCGCTGCCATGCAGGTCGATCAGATTGATTTTGACAAATCCAAAGTCGTGGATAAATACACGTTGAAGATTGTCACGAAGGGGCCGTACGCTCTTCAGCTCCCTATGCTGGAAAACCCGCTGTGCTGCATCATTAGTGAGCGCGCGTTTACTGAATCTGGCGGAGACTTCTTCAAGGCCCCCATCGGTACGGGTCCATACAGGGTGGTAAAGTACAACTCGGGAGACAGTTTGATTCTGGAAGGGTTCAAGGATTACTGGATCAAGGGTCAGCCTTATGTCAAGCACCTGACTATCCGCTACATCAGCGATGCATCTGCCCGCGCTATCGAAGCCGAGTCAGGCCGCGCAGACATTGTCTATGATATTAGCGCGAATGACGTTGACCGTATCCGTGCTAACAAAAACATCCACCTGGTTTCCGCTATGGGTGCAAACACCACATACCTCACAATCAACCAGGCAATAAAGCCATTGAACGATATTCGCGTGCGTGAGGCCATTTGGTATGCCGTCGACATCCCTAGCGCCGTCAAGATCGCGTACAGGAATTACGGCCAGCTAGCCACCGGTATCGTCTCTCCCGGCATTGACGGCCGTCATCCGGACCTAAGCAAGTACTTCCCCCATCAAGACCTCAAGCGGGCAAAGAGACTGCTTGCCGAGGCAGGTTACCCCAATGGCTTTGATGTTAGCATATCCTGTAACAGTTCGGACCAGCAGCGCAAGGATTTCTGTGAAGTCATCCAGGCGCAATTGGCAGCAGTGAACATCCGTGTCAAAATCGACGTTATGGAGGCGACGCAGTGGACTTCGTGGCTTTGCCAGGGCAAAGGGGAACTTGCCGTATATGGATACACCGCAAGCACAGGGGAGGCGGGGCGCGTTCTGTTTCGGTGGTTGCCTGACAAGTCGGAATGGCCCATCTTTAGTTGGGTGAATCAGGAGTATTACGATACCATCAGGAAAGCCTTAGCCACCGTGGACATTGAAAAGCGCAATAAGCTCTACTACAAGTGTCAGGAGATGCTTATGGAGAACTACGTAGCACTCCCTGTCTGGCACAAGGAACTTAACGCGGCCTGCAAGCCCAATGTTAGGGGCTTTAGGATTACGCCCTCGTACGAGCAACATTACCTACAGTACGTTTATTTCGAGTAGCACGCCCGGACGTAACATACCATTCCTGGCATTGCGCGGGTGGGGCATTTCGCCCGCGCAATGCCAGACGCGGCGGAGCCACTAGACAGGCTGGTGCCAAATCCGATGGCTACGGTGGTGAAAACATCTTGCTTAGGTATATCTCCAGCCGCATCCTGCTTATCATCCCGACTCTAGTTGGCGTTATTGTCATTGTGTTTACGCTGCTGTATCTCGCACCTGGCGACCCGGCCCTAGCCATTCTGGGTGAAAACGCCACCCCAGAGCAGGTGCAGGCTATCCACGAACAGCTGGGTCTCGACGACCCCTATCTCATAAGGCTTGGGCGCTACTTTGTTAATCTGGTCCGAGGGGACATGGGGAACTCGTACAAAACCGGTCGCCCTGTGATGGAGGAGATTCTCGCTCGGTACCCCAACACGCTCAAGTTAACGGTCTTAAGCGTCGGGCTGGGCGTTTTGATAGGGGTCCCGGCGGGCGTGATTTCCGCAGTGCGCCAGTATTCGATGCTAGACACGCTATGTACAATCTTTTCGTTGTTTGGGGTATCTGCGCCGTCGTTCTGGATTGCAATGCTGCTGGTAGTGATCTTTTCGGTCAATCTCAGGCTGCTGCCTGCGACGGGGAGCTACGGGCCCGAGTACTGGATCTTGCCTGTCTTTACGCTTGGGCTTCAGGCAAGTGCTTCGATTATGCGCATGACACGCTCGAGTATGCTGGAGGTCATCCGTCAGGACTATATCCGTACCAGCCGGGCCAAGGGGCAGTCAGAGCTGCTGACGGTCATGCGCCATGCGTTCCGCAATGCGCTCGTGCCCATTGTAACGGTTGTGGGCATTCAGATTTCAGGATTTCTTGCGGGAGCGGTGCTCGTAGAAACCGTCTTTGCAATACCGGGTCTCGGTAAATTCATCGTGGACAGCGTGGGTTTTAGGGATTATCCAGTTGTGCAAGGCGGCGTACTTTGGATTGGTCTCAATTGTGTTGTAGTTAGCTTGATTGTGGATATCCTGTACTGCTTCATTGATCCGCGTATTAGGGCGATGTACAGCACAGCGCAGCGAAAGAGAAACGGGAATTCGGCTCGCAGGGAAGTGCAGGTGAGGGTGAATGCGTGACGCTACGGTCGTGGCTGCGGTCAGAACCAGAAGGGAGACGCCCATGCGTCAGATTTGGAGGCGACTGAAGAGAAACAAGATGGCCATGAGCGGCTTGATCATCTTGATAGTCCTCATCTTATCAGCCGTTTCTGCCCCTTGGATTATCCCCTACGACTATGCGGAGCAGGATTATGACGCAAGGTTGCTTTTCCCCGATAGGGAGCACTGGTTTGGAACGGACAACTTTGGCCGCGATATATTCAGCCGGGTGGTTTACGGTAGCCGATACACACTGTTTATCGGCGTGGTTTGCACTTCCATAGCTGCGCTGATTGGATCACTGCTGGGGCTACTGGCGGCGTTCTACGCCAAGCTGGATAACGTAGTCATGCGTACGGTAGATATCCTTATCGGCATCCCGCCCATGTGCCTGTGTGTCAGCATTATCGCGGCGCTAGGCAGCAGCGTCAAAAACATGATGATTGCGCTGTGCGTGACCAGCGTGCCGGCGTTTGCGCGTATCATGCGCGCCCAGGTACTTACCGTCAAAGAACAGGAGTTCATCGAAGCCGCACGTTCCATCGGCGCCAGCGACCTGCGTATCATGCTCAAGCATATACTGCCCAACTCGCTTGCGCCGATTATTGTGCAATTCACTCTCGGCATGGTAACGGTCATCCTGATGAGCGCTTCTCTGAGCTTTATCGGCATGGGTGTCCAGCCACCTGCGCCGGAATGGGGACTCCTCATTGCGACAGGTCGCGCCTACCTGCGCGACTACTGGCACATGTCTATCCTACCAGGCTTGGCCATCGTAGTGACTACCTTTGCACTCAATCTATTGGGCGATGGCCTGCGAGACGCTCTTGACCCACGCCTTAAGTAATAGACCGGGGGAGTAATCGGATATGGACAAGGAGCTTTTGAGAATTGACGACCTCGTCGTGCGGTACGTTGTAGACCAGGAGGTTGTCAAGGCAGTCAACGGCGTAACGCTTGGGATTCGGGAGGGAAGGACCCTCTGTCTGGTCGGGGAGACTGGGGCCGGCAAGACCACTACGGCTTTGAGCATTATGGGCTTGGTACCGACTCCCCCTGGCAAGATTGCGCAGGGCAGGGTGCTGTACAGGGGTGAGAATCTGTTGGAGAAGAGTGACCGCGAGATGCGGAGAATCCGTGGGCGGGAGATTGCTATGATATTCCAAGATCCTATGACCTCGCTGAACCCAGTTTTGACTGTTGGTGATCAGATCGCAGAGGTCATTCAGATTCATAACAAGCTCTCCAAAAAAGATGCGACGGTTCGCGCGAAGCAGATGCTGGAACTGGTGGGTATTCCCGGCGACCGATATGACGAGTACCCGCACCAGTTCTCCGGTGGTATGAAGCAACGTGTGATGATTGCAATCGCGCTTGCGTGCAAGCCAAGGCTGCTCATCGCGGACGAGCCTACAACCGCGCTCGATGTGACAATCCAGGCACAGGTCCTAGAACTCATAAAGAGCTTGAAGGACGAACTAAACACTGCAATGCTCCTGATCACGCACGACCTGGGGGTCGTTGCTGAGGTGGGCAACGACGTTGCGATTATGTACGCCGGCGAGATTGTTGAATCGGGCACGGTAGAAGACGTGTTCGAGCGTATGGCGCACCCGTATACACGGGGCTTGTTTAGCTGTGTTCCCGACATGGACGCGGAAACCGACCGGCTGCCGACCATCCCTGGCTTGGTGCCAGATCCTTCTAACTTGCCTAATGGATGCAAGTTTCACCCCCGTTGCCCTGTGAAGACGAGCGAATGCGAGCAGCGGAATCCTGGTGCGGTGGAGCTTAGTGCGGGGCATTTTGTAAAGTGCGTACGTTATCAACACCGGTGAAAGGAAGGCCAGCATGGGAACGTTGTTGGAGGTTAACGGTCTCAAGAAGTACTTCGAGACAAAGACGGGACTGCTTCACGCCGTGGACGGCGTAACCTTTAGACTCGAAGAGGGCAAGACGTTAGGTGTTGTTGGCGAATCCGGCTGCGGCAAGTCGACGCTGGGTCGCGTAATTCTCCAGCTGCTCCGTCCAACGGAGGGCCAAATCATATTCGATGGCGAGGATATCTCTGCTCCCTCCAAGGCGCGGCTGCACGAGTTGCGCAAGAACATGCAGATGATATTTCAAGATCCGTTCGCCTCTCTCAATCCGCGCCAGTCGGTAAGTCAGATCATCGGCGAGCCCTTGGAAGTGTATAAAGCATGCAGCAGCCGGCAGGAATACCTTAGACGTGTCGAGCAGATTATGGAGACTGTCGGCCTGGCGCAGCGCCTTGCACACGCGTATCCACACGAGCTTGATGGAGGGCGGCGCCAGCGCGTTGGCATCGGGCGGGCACTTGCGCTCAACCCCAGGCTCATCGTATGCGATGAGCCCGTGTCAGCGCTCGATGTCTCGATTCAGGCGCAGATACTCAATCTGATGCAGGATCTGCAGAAAGAGCGCAATCTGACGTACATTTTCATTACCCATAACCTTGCAGTGGTCAAGCACATATCTGATGAAATCATGGTCATGTACCTGGGGGTGGTGGTGGAGAAGGCGAGTACCAGGGAGCTATTTCAAAAGCAGTATCATCCCTACACAAAGGCACTTCTCTCGGCAATTCCGAAGCCCAAACTTCGTGCAAAAAGAGAACGCATTCTCCTCAAGGGCGAGCTGACTTCGCCCATCGAGCCACCGCCTGCGTGCCGTTTTGCGCCTCGCTGTAACTATGCGAAGGAGAAATGCTATCACGCACAACCCCCGCTCGAGGAGGTCAGCCCCAATCACATGGTGGCCTGCCATTACGTCGATGAGATCAATCAATTGGCCCGGAGGACGCCCTGCATTCTGGATGCGCCACGTCCCCGGGCAGAGGGGGAGAACTCGAAATGACTGTGAAGGAAGCGAATGTATACGTGGTGGACACGGGGAGCTTTCGCCCGGTGATCGTCGAGCTTGTGACCGACGAAGGCGTCACCGGCATCGGCGAGGGCGCAGTGGGCTTTGGTGTGGGCTGTTATGCCGCGGGTACCATGATGGCCGAGCTTGCAGAGTGCTTCGTCGTCGGCAGGGACCCCGCAAGGATCAGCGATATCTGGAATGATTTTTACTATCACACATTCTGGGGCAAGGGCGCCGGCGCCATTTTCTACGCAGCCGTGAGCGGGCTGGAGCAGGCCCTATGGGACATCAAGGGCAAAGTGCTAGGCGTCCCTGTATGCGAGCTGTTGGGTGGCCGCCAGCGTGACGAGCTGCGTGTCTACGCCAATGGATGGTCCGAGGGACGCTGCGACACTCCACGTGACTTTGCAAAGCGTGCGGAGGAGGTGGTCGCCGACGGGTTTGACGCAGTTAAGATGTATCCGCTGAGCCAGCGGGACCCCGTGCGCAACCTCAACCGGCATTTGAAGAACCGCGAGATCAGCCCGGAGAACTATCGGCGCTGCATCGACTCCGTGCGCATGGTGCGTGAGGCTATAGGTAACGACATCGATCTTATGGTAGATGTGACGGCCGAGGGAACCACGGACGTAATGACGCGCATCGGCCAAGAGATCGAGCAGTACAACCCGTTCTGGTACGAGGAGCCGCTGGACGCGTTTGACGTGGACGCCTACAAGGTCCTCAAGGGCAAGGTGAACATCCCCATCGCCGCGGGCGAGCGGCTATACACACGCTACGGCTTCCGGCGCATCATCGAGCTCCGGGCGGTGGATATTGTGCAGCCCGACCCAGGTACGTGTGGCGGCATTCTCGAAGCGTGGCGTATCGGCGCAGTTGCTGAGGCGTACAACATGCGCATCGCGCCGCACAACTGTGGTGGTCCCGTACTAACAGCGGCTGCTGTGCAGGTGTCGGCATGTCTGAGCAACTTTGTAATACAGGAGATGTTCCCCTACCACTCCGACATCCACTACGCCATCGTGGAGAATGCGCTGGAACGGCAGATAAAGAACGGTCGGCTCAAGGTGCCCACAGCACCCGGCCTGGGTGTCACGCTCGACCACAAGACGGTGGATCCGTTTCGCGTCGCGCACGTCACGATGGACAACTAAGATGCTCTCGGTTCAATATCCGCTTTGCCTTTGGGCTGAACCACCGTTCCGACACAAACGCCAGTCGGCAAGTTGACCACTTCGCTGACCGGAAACTTGACCGCCTAGACACGTAGTAGCTAATGATATGGTTCAGACCACGACAATGTGCGTGCGTCCCTCCCCCCTGGTGGAGGGACGCAGCGTCTTGCGCTTTGTAGCTCTGCTAATTTCGAGTCTTCGAGTCCCTTTGCACCTTCCGTAGTAGATAACCGTTAGCTGATCTATTCGGCTTCTTGCAGATCCACTCTCCGGCGGGCTTCTCTCCTCGAAGTGTAACAGAGGTGATGGCTTGGTTCCTTAGCAACAACGCAAGGAACCTAGAGAGAATGTGGCCCCTGAGGTGCCGTCATACTTACGGAACGTTGTCCCTGCAGCAACCGCCAGACGGTCTTGTTGCCAGCCTGACCAGCTCGACTGCGCTGGAGTTCAAGGCGCCTGCGGCGGCATGCGCCTTAAGAGGAGCGGAGCCTGT
Proteins encoded:
- a CDS encoding ABC transporter substrate-binding protein — its product is MKEFLRRILCVLVCVITMFLFVGYAGNVQGATPSPGIVSSKDSMVVVMAGDPGSLDPHDNVFQTKHQSTRQIYETLVVYDENGKLVPWLAESWEYENDETLVLHIRKGVKFHNGDELKASDVLFSLKRMRQDNTPAAMQVDQIDFDKSKVVDKYTLKIVTKGPYALQLPMLENPLCCIISERAFTESGGDFFKAPIGTGPYRVVKYNSGDSLILEGFKDYWIKGQPYVKHLTIRYISDASARAIEAESGRADIVYDISANDVDRIRANKNIHLVSAMGANTTYLTINQAIKPLNDIRVREAIWYAVDIPSAVKIAYRNYGQLATGIVSPGIDGRHPDLSKYFPHQDLKRAKRLLAEAGYPNGFDVSISCNSSDQQRKDFCEVIQAQLAAVNIRVKIDVMEATQWTSWLCQGKGELAVYGYTASTGEAGRVLFRWLPDKSEWPIFSWVNQEYYDTIRKALATVDIEKRNKLYYKCQEMLMENYVALPVWHKELNAACKPNVRGFRITPSYEQHYLQYVYFE
- a CDS encoding ABC transporter permease, producing the protein MLRYISSRILLIIPTLVGVIVIVFTLLYLAPGDPALAILGENATPEQVQAIHEQLGLDDPYLIRLGRYFVNLVRGDMGNSYKTGRPVMEEILARYPNTLKLTVLSVGLGVLIGVPAGVISAVRQYSMLDTLCTIFSLFGVSAPSFWIAMLLVVIFSVNLRLLPATGSYGPEYWILPVFTLGLQASASIMRMTRSSMLEVIRQDYIRTSRAKGQSELLTVMRHAFRNALVPIVTVVGIQISGFLAGAVLVETVFAIPGLGKFIVDSVGFRDYPVVQGGVLWIGLNCVVVSLIVDILYCFIDPRIRAMYSTAQRKRNGNSARREVQVRVNA
- a CDS encoding ABC transporter permease, with protein sequence MRDATVVAAVRTRRETPMRQIWRRLKRNKMAMSGLIILIVLILSAVSAPWIIPYDYAEQDYDARLLFPDREHWFGTDNFGRDIFSRVVYGSRYTLFIGVVCTSIAALIGSLLGLLAAFYAKLDNVVMRTVDILIGIPPMCLCVSIIAALGSSVKNMMIALCVTSVPAFARIMRAQVLTVKEQEFIEAARSIGASDLRIMLKHILPNSLAPIIVQFTLGMVTVILMSASLSFIGMGVQPPAPEWGLLIATGRAYLRDYWHMSILPGLAIVVTTFALNLLGDGLRDALDPRLK
- a CDS encoding ABC transporter ATP-binding protein, yielding MDKELLRIDDLVVRYVVDQEVVKAVNGVTLGIREGRTLCLVGETGAGKTTTALSIMGLVPTPPGKIAQGRVLYRGENLLEKSDREMRRIRGREIAMIFQDPMTSLNPVLTVGDQIAEVIQIHNKLSKKDATVRAKQMLELVGIPGDRYDEYPHQFSGGMKQRVMIAIALACKPRLLIADEPTTALDVTIQAQVLELIKSLKDELNTAMLLITHDLGVVAEVGNDVAIMYAGEIVESGTVEDVFERMAHPYTRGLFSCVPDMDAETDRLPTIPGLVPDPSNLPNGCKFHPRCPVKTSECEQRNPGAVELSAGHFVKCVRYQHR
- a CDS encoding ATP-binding cassette domain-containing protein — protein: MGTLLEVNGLKKYFETKTGLLHAVDGVTFRLEEGKTLGVVGESGCGKSTLGRVILQLLRPTEGQIIFDGEDISAPSKARLHELRKNMQMIFQDPFASLNPRQSVSQIIGEPLEVYKACSSRQEYLRRVEQIMETVGLAQRLAHAYPHELDGGRRQRVGIGRALALNPRLIVCDEPVSALDVSIQAQILNLMQDLQKERNLTYIFITHNLAVVKHISDEIMVMYLGVVVEKASTRELFQKQYHPYTKALLSAIPKPKLRAKRERILLKGELTSPIEPPPACRFAPRCNYAKEKCYHAQPPLEEVSPNHMVACHYVDEINQLARRTPCILDAPRPRAEGENSK
- a CDS encoding mandelate racemase/muconate lactonizing enzyme family protein; translation: MTVKEANVYVVDTGSFRPVIVELVTDEGVTGIGEGAVGFGVGCYAAGTMMAELAECFVVGRDPARISDIWNDFYYHTFWGKGAGAIFYAAVSGLEQALWDIKGKVLGVPVCELLGGRQRDELRVYANGWSEGRCDTPRDFAKRAEEVVADGFDAVKMYPLSQRDPVRNLNRHLKNREISPENYRRCIDSVRMVREAIGNDIDLMVDVTAEGTTDVMTRIGQEIEQYNPFWYEEPLDAFDVDAYKVLKGKVNIPIAAGERLYTRYGFRRIIELRAVDIVQPDPGTCGGILEAWRIGAVAEAYNMRIAPHNCGGPVLTAAAVQVSACLSNFVIQEMFPYHSDIHYAIVENALERQIKNGRLKVPTAPGLGVTLDHKTVDPFRVAHVTMDN